From the Vicia villosa cultivar HV-30 ecotype Madison, WI unplaced genomic scaffold, Vvil1.0 ctg.000212F_1_1, whole genome shotgun sequence genome, one window contains:
- the LOC131625397 gene encoding uncharacterized protein LOC131625397, translating to MEPNSTSSTNATAKNARRRRKLILAHRRRLRKNLTGKPQTVVLQPVSSPMHYQTHSHDCDSSMGPRHLSSGYAFTTCIESGQSSNAASVTRKRRREILSNRNNVSNHPNKENFPVSKQGVVRTTQTPASSHRLPLSANLSNHINIAPSDTHLHRQLPQKRRRTIPTAANNLLETFNQTIPHTSNTDHASTSNACNKTLNVTPRIDRAANFTDDSYSDSEDDVNLGYSSSDDDQSIHNDDHVDSLLEQYSDIGDRVWDCPFCHASMCVADGRGPPTLRLHGQTCHRIGTLMPEAGNDPQYAQLYIFDTDNEVNNRMKCFKDNDALSRDIVRELKDMLDECNHHAKEFRMARDLLRGNAFLDLKIRLISDRAEDGCVYNTPTMSEVAALIVGDIDPTTPRDIIVHARYGHLQQITEFHPAYLAYQYPLIFVYGGMDIGKIYYTEAITLLHSRRLFQQFLVDGFSMMESERLNWLRTNQSKLRVGKYNQLNDQTNGAHSNSAPKRGKRVVLPSTFVGSKRYMDQLYFDGMAISSQLGFPDLFVTFTCNPAWPEIERALSSTDLKPHDRPDLITKVFKIKFDELMTDITKRHVLGKVIAFMYTIEFQKRGLPHAHILIFLHPQNKYLTPADIDKIISAEIPEPNVHPTLYKLVSAHMIHGPCGAARMNSPCMENRKCSKFFPKRFQEDTVVDANGYPLYRRRANSHIIQKNGVSLDNRHVVPYNTTFLLKYHAHINMEWCNQITSIKYLFKYIHKGFDRIGATISTSNNGSGNDREPVDEIKQYLDCRYVSPSEACWRIYSYNIHGRKPTVEHMYYHLVGEQAVYYPDHARMENILEKSSVTESMFTAWFVANGKYEEARSLTYGQFVTKFVYEKKSRTWKPRKKGFTIGRLIWVPPTTGEFFYLRLMLTVVKGPLTFEEIRKVGDTQLDTFRDACFAMGFLEDDREYIGATREASEWGSGHFLRKLFVVMLLSSAVNRPAHVWNETWSLLSDGLLHQQRQLAHNTDLVLTEEQLKNLTLTEIEKILQANRRSLADFKPIPYPDGYVLQQLGNRLVYDERSYDVSTMRTQFTSLFNALTGEQRSIFDKIMASVRAQKGVVYFLHGYGGTGKTYMWRTLASALRSKHDIYLTVATSGIASLLLPGGRTTHSKFKIPVPTMENSTCKIDYDDDVADLLRQTKLIIWDKAPMAHKHAFEALNRTLKDVMSKYSNAKEIFGGKVVVSGGDFRQILPVVPRGGRSDIVHSAINASYIWRSVEVLTLTHNMRLQSGPNEAEKKEIADFLKWLLQIGEGRLSEPNDGFADIQLPPELLITDYTDPIVAIVNSTYPDFSENYQSNDYLKSKAILASTFEVVDKINNHVLDLMPGVTKDYYSSNTVERSEIHDTNVVNILTPEFLSSLTTSGLPNHPIRLKVGTPVMLMRNINQSEGLCNGTRVMITKMGNHVIEAKIMAGKGCGNLVYIPRMDMSLSQSPWPFKLKRRQFPIIVSYAMTINKSQGQSLDKVGLYLPRYVFTHGQIYVALSRVTTKQGIKVLIYDKTDKLKSTTTNVVYKEVFHNI from the exons ATGGAACCAAACTCCACTTCATCAACTAATGCTACTGCAAAAAATGCGAGACGGCGAAGAAAACTAATATTAGCTCATAGGCGACGTCTGCGTAAAAATTTGACCGGGAAACCACAAACCGTCGTGCTACAGCCAGTTTCATCCCCCATGCATTACCAAACACATTCACATGACTGTGATAGTTCCATGGGTCCAAGACATTTATCATCTGGATATGCTTTTACTACTTGCATTGAATCAGGGCAATCTTCAAATGCTGCTTCAGTTACTAGAAAAAGGAGGAGAGAAATATTGTCCAACAGAAACAATGTTTCTAATCACCCAAACAAAGAGAATTTTCCGGTCAGCAAACAAGGTGTTGTAAGAACCACTCAAACACCAGCATCATCTCACCGGCTCCCTCTTTCTGCCAACCTGTCTAACCATATTAACATTGCACCCTCCGATACACATTTACATCGACAATTGCCGCAAAAAAGGAGGAGAACAATTCCCACTGCTGCCAATAACCTGTTGGAAACTTTTAACCAAACCATTCCCCATACTTCCAATACTGACCATGCTTCTACTTCCAATGCATGCAACAAGACACTCAATGTAACACCGCGTATTGACAGAGCGGCTAATTTCACAGATGATTCATACTCTGACTCCGAAGATGACGTGAACTTGGGATATTCTTCTTCTGatgatgatcaaagcattcaCAATGATGATCATGTGGACTCACTTTTAGAAC AATACTCAGACATAGGAGATCGAGTTTGGGATTGCCCATTTTGTCATGCCTCCATGTG CGTTGCTGATGGAAGAGGACCACCTACTTTACGCCTGCACGGTCAAACATGTCATCGAATTGGGACGTTGATGCCGGAAGCTGGAAATGATCCCCAATATGCTCAACTATATATATTTGACACTGACAATGAAGTCAATAACAGAATGAAATGTTTCAA GGACAATGATGCTCTCAGCAGGGATATTGTTCGTGAGTTAAAGGATATGTTGGACGAATGCAATCATCATGCAAAGGAATTTCGAATGGCAAGAGATCTTTTGAGAGGAAatgcattcttagacttgaagatACGATTGATCAGTGATAGGGCTGAAGATGGCTGTGTGTACAATACGCCTACTATGTCAGAAGTGGCTGCTCTGATTGTTGGAGATATCGATCCTACAACACCGAGAGACATCATCGTCCATGCACGCTATGGCCATTTGCAACAAATAACTGAATTTCATCCTGCCTACTTAGCCTACCAATACCCTCTCATTTTTGTTTATGGGGGGATGGATATAGGAAAAATATACTACACAG AGGCAATCACGTTGCTTCACTCAAGACGGCTTTTTCAACAGTTTTTGGTTGATGGATTTTCTATGATGGAGTCTGAACGTCTCAATTGGTTAAGGACCAACCAATCCAAGTTACGAGTTggaaaatataatcaattgaacGATCAAACTAACGGCGCTCATTCGAATTCAGCACCAAAGCGAGGAAAAAGGGTGGTTTTGCCATCCACTTTTGTTGGGAGCAAGAGGTACATGGATCAGTTATATTTTGATGGAATGGCCATTTCAAGTCAATTAGGCTTCCCAGATTTGTTTGTTACGTTTACTTGCAATCCTGCTTGGCCGGAGATAGAACGCGCTTTGTCCAGCACTGACTTAAAGCCACATGATAGACCTGATCTCATAACCAAAGtattcaaaatcaagtttgacGAGCTCATGACTGATATAACGAAGCGCCACGTCCTCGGCAAGGTTATTGCAT TTATGTACACAATTGAGTTTCAAAAACGAGGATTGCCACATGCTCACATATTGATTTTTTTACACCCTCAGAATAAATATCTAACACCAGCTGATATAGATAAAATCATATCTGCAGAAATTCCTGAGCCAAATGTACATCCAACATTGTACAAATTGGTCTCGGCCCACATGATCCACGGCCCTTGCGGTGCAGCGCGGATGAATTCACCCTGCATGGAAAACCGAAAATGCTCAAAATTCTTCCCGAAGCGTTTCCAAGAAGATACTGTTGTTGATGCAAATGGCTATCCCCTATACAGAAGACGGGCTAATTCCCATATCATCCAAAAAAATGGTGTTTCTTTGGACAATCGACACGTTGTACCTTACAATACAACATTCCTATTGAAATATCATGCACATATTAACATGGAGTGGTGTAACCAAATTACATCAATCAAATATCTATTCAAATATATTCACAAGGGATTTGATAGAATCGGAGCAACAATTTCAACTTCTAACAACGGATCGGGAAACGACAGAGAGCCTGTTGATGAAATCAAACAGTATCTGGATTGTAGATATGTCTCTCCGAGTGAGGCGTGTTGGAGGATTTATTCCTACAACATTCATGGCAGGAAACCGACGGTCGAACATATGTATTATCATTTAGTAGGTGAGCAAGCAGTTTACTACCCGGATCACGCAAGAATggaaaatattttggaaaaatcaAGTGTAACGGAGTCTATGTTTACTGCTTGGTTTGTTGCTAACGGGAAATACGAGGAGGCAAGGTCACTGACATATGGTCAATTTGTCACTAAGTTTGTTTACGAGAAAAAGAGCAGAACATGGAAACCGCGGAAAAAGGGCTTCACCATTGGTCGGTTAATTTGGGTTCCCCCAACCACTGGAGAGTTCTTTTACTTGCGACTGATGTTGACGGTGGTTAAAGGACCCTTAACTTTTGAAGAAATTCGCAAAGTTGGTGACACACAATTAGATACTTTTAGGGATGCCTGCTTTGCCATGGGATTCCTAGAAGATGACCGAGAATACATTGGGGCAACACGCGAGGCGAGTGAATGGGGTTCAGGTCATTTTCTCCGCAAGCTTTTTGTAGTAATGCTTTTGTCCTCCGCTGTTAATAGGCCTGCTCATGTTTGGAACGAGACATGGAGTCTACTATCTGATGGTCTGCTGCATCAGCAAAGACAATTAGCTCACAATACAG ATTTGGTGCTCACGGAAGAGCAGTTGAAGAATTTGACATTAACGGAAATTGAAAAAATACTGCAAGCAAATCGAAGAAGCCTCGCAGACTTTAAACCTATTCCATATCCTGATGGATACGTTCTACAACAGTTAGGGAACAGGCTGGTTTACGATGAACGGAGTTATGATGTGTCTACAATGAGAACCCAATTCACGTCACTTTTCAATGCGCTGACAG GTGAGCAAAGGTcaatatttgataaaattatgGCGTCTGTTAGAGCTCAAAAGGGTGTTGTGTACTTCCTACATGGTTACGGTGGCACCGGTAAAACTTACATGTGGCGAACACTAGCAAGTGCATTGAGGTCCAAACATGATATATATCTTACCGTGGCAACGAGTGGAATAGCTTCTTTATTATTGCCCGGTGGTAGAACGACACATTCTAAATTCAAGATACCTGTCCCAACAATGGAGAATTCAACATGCAAGATTGACTATGATGATGACGTAGCAGACCTTTTACGACAGACAAAGCTTATTATCTGGGATAAAGCACCAATGGCACACAAACATGCTTTTGAAGCACTCAATCGAACTTTGAAGGACGTCATGTCTAAGTACAGTAATGCGAAGGAAATCTTTGGTGGAAAGGTAGTTGTTTCCGGAGGTGATTTTAGACAGATTTTGCCTGTTGTTCCTAGAGGTGGTCGTTCTGATATCGTACATTCTGCCATAAATGCTTCTTACATATGGCGCTCCGTTGAAGTTTTAACTTTAACACATAACATGCGACTGCAATCCGGGCCAAATGAAGCTGAAAAAAAGGAAATTGCCGACTTCTTAAAGTGGCTATTGCAAATTGGTGAAGGCAGACTTTCTGAGCCAAATGATGGCTTTGCCGACATTCAGCTGCCACCAGAACTGTTGATCACAGATTACACAGACCCAATCGTCGCCATCGTTAATAGTACTTATCCTGATTTTAGCGAAAATTACCAGTCTAACGACTACCTCAAAAGTAAGGCGATACTTGCTTCTACGTTTGAAGTTGTTGATAAAATCAACAATCACGTCCTTGATCTGATGCCAG GGGTCACCAAGGATTACTACAGCTCAAACACTGTCGAGAGGTCTGAAATTCACGACACCAATGTAGTCAATATACTCACACCCGAGTTTCTCAGTTCGCTAACTACTTCAGGGTTACCTAACCACCCCATTAGGTTGAAGGTAGGAACACCTGTTATGCTTATGCGTAACATAAATCAGTCGGAGGGTCTGTGTAACGGTACAAGGGTAATGATAACTAAGATGGGAAACCATGTCATCGAGGCGAAAATAATGGCGGGAAAGGGTTGTGGAAACTTGGTCTACATCCCTCGAATGGATATGTCTCTCTCGCAATCTCCTTGGCCCTTCAAACTCAAACGGCGTCAATTTCCAATAATTGTCTCATATGCGATGACGATCAATAAATCTCAAGGACAATCTCTGGACAAAGTAGGACTTTATTTGCCAAGATACGTATTTACTCATGGCCAAATCTATGTGGCACTGTCAAGGGTAACGACGAAGCAAGGAATCAAAGTTTTGATATACGACAAAACCGACAAGTTGAAGTCTACTACTACAAATGTTGTGTATAAAGAGGTTTTCCATAACATATAA
- the LOC131625396 gene encoding uncharacterized protein LOC131625396 encodes MAAYTEKFEVDRTYTVSNFSVQPNNLVFKPSSHKFLVKFTGGTAVGDVNKHDIPPKPRPFTSFPDIINGNFQKNVLIGKTASRYHFLLHYIVAQLLMFFVFNNPSDIIGMLESFGYQQTQIGGENFRLISYSEMQDYAKQFFKFNEDNSATTGPVVIMIQYAKVKEAGQYPLSVTNTFHVTKLLINADLPTVKDFLNRFPKESLRVVSMQLTSQSQQYSRISTNDNVGQSHLQKLLKGAIVVPLSEMKKIREVPLRKSELYR; translated from the exons ATGGCCGCATACACTGAGAAGTTTGAGGTGGACCGGACCTATACTGTGTCAAATTTTTCTGTGCAGCCTAATAACTTAGTTTTCAAACCAAGCTCCCATAAGTTCTTAGTGAAATTTACTGGAGGAACTGCTGTTGGTGATGTTAACAAACATGACATACCCCCCAAACCACGCCCCTTCACCAGTTTCCCTGACATCATTAACGGGAACTTTCAGAAGAATGTACTCATTGGTAAAACTGCATCGCGATACCATTTCCTTTTGCATTATATAGTAGCTCAATTACTTATGTTCTTCGTTTTCAATAATCCATCAGATATTATTGGTATGCTCGAGAGTTTTGGGTATCAACAGACGCAAATTGGTGGGGAAAATTTCAGGCTAATTTCCTACTCCGAGATGCAAG ACTATGCTAAACAGTTTTTTAAGTTTAACGAGGACAACTCTGCGACAACTGGGCCGGTTGTTATTATGATTCAGTATGCAAAAGTAAAAGAAGCTG GTCAATACCCTCTCTCCGTTACCAACACATTCCATGTTACCAAGCTCCTTATCAATGCAGATTTGCCGACTGTCAAGGACTTCCTTAACAG ATTCCCAAAGGAATCGTTGCGTGTCGTTTCCATGCAACTGACCTCTCAGTCTCAACAATACTCCCGCATATCGACAAATGATAATGTTGGACAAAGTCATCTGCAGAAGTTGCTCAAAGGGGCTATTGTTGTACCACTCAGTGAGATGAAGAAAATCCGCGAGGTGCCGTTACGCAAATCTGAATTATATCGTTGA